The stretch of DNA caaggcttcaaaacggcggtccacaaaccaatgggtgacgtcacggtgactacgtccacttcttgtatacagtctatgatttaaaAGCTGCAGTGAACAGAGATCACTCCCACCGAGTTTAAAGGGAGAACATGCTTCTCGCCGACAGTGCTACGGTCCCATGTTCTTCATTTTGACACACTGTTGCTTTAAAGGAAAATTCCGGTTTATTTCCCATTAATTTGGTCGACCATCCAAGTGAAATGACTCACGATCACTGCATTAATCTTTTTGACTTAACCACGGTGAAAGCCAGCCTCACACATGCACTGTAAAAAAGAACGGTGTGGGTGGAAGAATACGTAGGGTAATTTGGTCAACTGGCCCCAGATGTGGATCCCTTTGCAGTTAGCCATGCTTTCGCTCTGCTTTCTGTCAGACTCCGAGGCAAGTGTAATTCATGTAAAATTCCTGGTTATTTGCAAAACTGTAGGGAGTCCTTATTTCCCTGAATATCTATAACAGAGGTGGCGAGTGCAAAATAAGCACAAGCCATAGAGCCTCAATAGCCACATTTATGGGAAATACTGTAAACCAGGTtgaaataaatcagaaatatcCTTTAGGTGGTGATTGAAACATCCTGCAGTGCTAATGAGGCACAGATCCTGTGCTAAGATGGTTACACCCACATGTTGTTTGAGGGGTCAGAGTAGCGCTGTGATGTAGTTTTTGGCCTGTTTGAAGATTGCATGACCTCAGGGATCCTCTACagtattatgtatgtatggatgtacGCCTCCGTTCTCTGAATGCAGGTTGAACACACTCCCGGTCGTTCAACTCTTTCGAAGCGGGGAACTGGCGTGTGTATCGTAGCACACGTCTGTACACAGCATGCCCCGTTCTGACTGAGTAAACACTGTCTGCATTCACACTACGTGTCACAGTTGATTGATCGATCCATCAGGTTTGAATAAAGCCAGCAGTCTGTTTAGGATACGTGCAGTTCTCACCAAAATGATCTGCATGCCAACGTCTGCTTGCAACGGCAAGCAGATGTGCTTATTTCTAACGCTATGCACTGCTTAACATGCATTCACTCTGTGCAAATACAAGAGAAAACCCTTTGACGTAAAGCCCCATGCTGTACACAGCgttgatgatgaagatgatgatcaAGCCGAGACATGCTCagcctttcttttctttaaagCAGTGCCCAGTTTCCCATCAAAAAGCATCACAGAGGGAATATATATGTTGTTGCTCATTGAAATATGGACATGCCTAAAGCCAATGAAGATGTGCCCAAGGCCACTCTGAATTGTTCAGAACATCCTGCGGTAATTATCCAGGATGAGTTTAATGGTCAATTCCACCATGGAGTTTTTAAAATGCGTTTAGAGACTATAGCCATTATGTGTCATCAGCGGCTACATTGAAAGAGTTTCCTCTGTTCCAACTCCAGGCGCTCTCTCTTCCTGCTCAAACTCGGCTCCTTCCAGTTTGCCCTCCTGAAGATTGTCTTCACCATCCTTTCCATTGTCCTCTCCACCAACGGGACATTTAACCTGGCTGATGTGAGTTGCTCTCATTGGAAATACTGGATGGCATTTCTCCATGCTATTGTATCCCTAATTTGTTGTTGCTATTTATATTCCaagcatttttcttttaaacaatGAGTCATATAGCCCAGATTTCCAATGTATACTGTGGTTTGCTTGTCATTTTCTAGAAATTACTCTGTTGCCATCATTACtacaatgttttttatattttccgTAGAAGAATGACATGTCGTAATCTTGCCTCAATACCTATTGTAAAAGACACTATTAAGACATGATCAAGACACTATGAGCTTGTGTGATTAGTTAATGTCTAATGAATCTTTAATTCATGATTGTTAACTTGGTTACATAGACTTAAGACATAGAccccaccactttggtccagacggAAATATCacgacaactattggatggatttccatgaaatttgaCATTCATGGTTGTTAGACGATGTATCCTAATGCCATTACTGATCCCTGAAAACTTTTTCTCTAGAGCCACCATGagatcaaaatgttattttgtccaATGTTTTATGACTAAATGCTCTACTTTGTGTTGAGATGCAAACATCTACATGTTGCTGCATGATCGAACAGTTAACAGATTCATTAATACCCCATTTTTTTGTATCACTTTATTACAATGTAAACTGTTTAAATCTCTCCATTCTTCCCTGATTTGACTATTCCTGCTAGACGTTTTTGGTTTTAGTGCACCATTCTCTTCATGCAACACTCCAGTTTTCTTTAGCAAAGacaaaaatagaagaaaatcGCTCTTTCCACCCACTAGCTTGtaaatgtgaaataaacaacGACAGTTAGGTCATGCAGCAACAtacagatgtttgtttgtttgttgggcAGCTGTGCCTCAGGAGGAACAGCAGGCGGAAGATCGGCGAAGATACTGAACCCTAAATAGCATCtaaattagatcctgatgggcaggatggcagtgtgtgaatgggtgaatgttgacatgtagtgtaaagcactttgagtggtcatAAGACTAggaaggcgctatataaatgagAATATTAATGCATGGACCTAAAAGGCCCATTTCTATGTAACAGTTTATTTGTGTCATATAAATGAGCGTATGTTTACTCATCACATAAAGTCATAGTGACTTATGATGAGTGACCTGATTATTTCTTAGTAGTGAGCACCAGAAATTCCCGATACACCCTTGGTAAATCATCATGACTCTTTAGTTGCACATCACTTGAGCTTAAGCAAGTGTTTTGTACACCTAGTATTCCCTATTTTGCCAAAGAAATGATTGTTTAACAAAAGAAATGAGAATAAAGGTATTTAGTGtaagtaaaaaatatgctaCTACACCCAATTTATACTCTTTACAGAGCAACAACCATGTTAGtgcaaattaacaaataaaaaaactatattgtgacatctttattttattttttccaacagTCTCTCATGTGTTCTGTTCACCCTCTCCCAGAATTGTTCTTCTTGACTTTGCTAACTTCctgtctcctgtgtgtgtgtgtgtgtgaccatgtTTCAGTTGAGCATTACAGGAGCTGCCATATGGATCAACCCATTTGTGGGCATCTTGACAATCATCGCCCTGTGGCCTGTAGCGATCACGTTCATGCACCTGAGGGTTACCCTGCGGACACTCAAGATCGTCCCCAAGTACGCCATGTACCAGGTGAGGCACACGATATGCTTTAAACACACATGCgctggacacaaacagctgtttacacACCTCCTGGTGGACAGTAACTAGCACTGCTCATATATGGCTGGCTGTAAGTAAACATGTCTGATAACATGTCAGGTTATAGGgatgtcattagttttttttacaggaTTTTCCAGCGTTCTGTTTGTCAGGTTAAAcagtagatgtgtgtgtttctagttGGTGCTGATCTTGAGCCAGCTGCAAACAGCTATCATCAACATCTTGGCTTTGAACAGAACCATCGCCTGCGTTCCGCCCTTCTCCGCCTCAGCCAGAGGATACAGTGAGTCAACATCCATCCATACAACCAATCCGTTCAACCACGTGTTTAGCTGCTCCATCAATGACTCCTTGAAGTCTCCTTTAGCTGACCTTCCTGTTCTTTCTTTGCCTCTCTGTCGCCACAGTGATGAGTCAGCAGCTTTTGATCCTGGAGATGTTCATCATCACGCTGGTAACGCGTCTGCTGTACCGCCGACAGTATGAACCTTTACCCGACGAGGACCAGGACTTAAACGAAAACACCAAGATGCTCACAGTAACCGGGTCTGCATGagaactctgtgtgtgtttgggtgtgtgtgtgtgtgtgtgtgtgtgtgcgcgcgcgcgcatgtgtgtcatttttatttCCTGTATTTGATTATGAGATTATATCGTcaatatgaataaatgaaatgtgaatTATTTGTAAATTTTTGTTGTGGGTGTCACAGAGGTGCAAACTCTACAAAATTGTTTAATTGACCGGTCACACACCTTATCCAGAGGGATCCAGCAGTTATAATTGCTAACACTTTGTcatttcaatttgtttttaccAAAAAAGAAACCATGCAAGAGGCCAGTAATgtttattttacaggtccatAATTCCCTTGTAATTTCCAAGGAAGTGTCTAGGAAAGAAACTGTGATTTGGTAATAATTATAgggaaatggagaaaatgtttGATAATACTTGAGTGTTCAGTTGTTGATTTCCAGTGGAATTTCCTTCAAGAAACTGCTCAGTTTAAACGaaacaatgttttattattaatttattagtagaatttagattttctgtgtttgttgaaTAGTATCCTCCAGATATTAATTGCCAATTGAAGTACTTTTCTATGAATTTACAGTTATATTCTAGGAAACTTCAAGAAATATTGGGACCTCAAATATAAAGTGCCACCACTTATTTATATCCACTGTCTTTTTGTTAGGCATTATTGCACAAATGAATATAAACTGTACTTTTGTCTTTTGCATTCTGTGTTACAACCACTGGACCTTTACTATTACGTCACTATTACCATGTACAACATAAGCATTTTAAACGTCCTCAGATGAAATGTCACTGCACGACTCTGTGGTGTCATTTGTTACAGTATTTTCCCATTCAGCTGCCTTTCACACTGTAGTTCTTTTATTTTGTGCTGCTAGGTGGCAGTAGAAACCAAAATCTGCTAGATACTCAGCAGCTGGGATTTTGATTATCATCACCTGCCTGTTTACTGTATTGCTAtgtcaacatttatttttactatactttatttagaaagttcagatttttcattacaaaaaattctgcaaatatatttcacagtaagaaaatataatataaaaaaaaaaaaaattatacaacaaataaaatgtaaggaaaggaaaagatgaataaaaaaacaaaacaaaacaattggggtctgttaaacaattggaataaaatAGTAGTTTCTAAATATTTTTTGccaatttagaatattttagtTTTAAGTTTTAGTAGTGgtcaaatataatatatataataataaatataagtcAATATGATAgaagtcaaatatgttttaaaatcagtatctttaaaaaaaaaagtatgaaaggagggtattcttttaagccatatcattttatggatataatattttgctaaaatattaatcaaattaattatataaACTTAATCTGCCGAAAAACTGGGATTGATAAAAGTGGGTAatctcaatctttgttagtatgatatctttttcaaaatgttttgagaagctCATTTGTAAATTAAACCGaaagaagtagcatgaaaacaatctacaaacaCATGTTCAACAGTTTCCCCTTCACAATTACAAAAAGTGAATCTATTATTAACAGTTAAGAAGAAGAACTTACAGATATTAGCTTTTAGCAGGGTAGTACATGTGCACAAACTCCTTTGATTCTATttgaaattatatatttatgtggTTAACAGAAAGATCCATTGTTTTCTATGCAAATATAGCCACCTATAATTACATATGGGAGTATGTTCAAGATAATTTCTAATAAAAGAATTAGTACAAATTCTATCAGATATAGAAACCCCATTAATAATAAGGGGACATTCACTTAAGGATATGTTAGtgttatgttagtttagatctctcttccttttttgttattattttttttttctcgtgggGTTGGGGGGACGttctttgtataagcctgtggcttcttgacctctcctgacacatttcttgtttttttttcattgactggattttgtgcagtttcatatatgtgcaaataaataaatacaaataaaataagatagtTCATCAAGACATATGCTTTGTGCTAAAGACACTTTATTAtttaggtatatatatatatatatatatatatatatataaaatacaagttattaaaaaaaaaattgaggaACACACTCCAAActacaaaacacaaactttctgaactcaaaaagacagaaaaaataattaaaataaattgtagaCAGTCTTATTTTTAGTTACAAATCTAAACAGGGAAAAGCATAGTTTTCACATAAACATCTGTTTTAAACGtttgattatattatatacCTGTGGCTGTGTATAAACCTAATGCTGCATGTGTAAGAGGCTGCAGATAAACAaggtaatgtaaatgtatgttgaTTGACTCGCCCCCGTCCAATTGGGTCGTTGCTGTTTCTCACTTCCTGGTTTTGAACCAATCAGCGTGGAGCATCAACAAGCCTGAGCCAAGTGCGGTTGAGTCGAGTCTTTCGAATGTACGCTCATTCCCAAAACGTCAAGCCATTCCAAATAGGCCGGAAGTCTGAAGATTtgtgcttcaaaataaaaggtttttgCAGCTGTACAGAAAATCTCACGTGTAGTTAGTTGGCTGTTTGGACCCTTCCGAGTTAATGTGGTCTTTCGAAATAGTCATCATTCCGTCTAGCTAGTCGGGAttatattgtaataataataataataatctttatttgtatagcacctttctaaacatagtttcaaagtgcttgcacagatacaatgaaatacagacaaaataaaaacaacaataaaagaacaaaacataaagaccaaataatgagaaaaaaactaaaacccgTAACTAgtggtatcaaaacaataaattaCTACACATAAGCTCAAAGAGGACAATATAAGGTGTGGGGAAAAGGTGCACAAGCTGTTGCCTTACGGagttaaaaaagcctttttataaaaatgggtttttaaaagagatttaaaattgTTAGTAGAGCTAGCTAACTTGAGGTCCCGAGGTAGGCTGTTCCACAGTTTAGGGGCATTGATGGCAAAGGCCCTGTCACCTTTCGTCACCAGCATAGACCTGGGTACAACCAGTAGAGCCAAGTCAGAGGACCTCAGAGTACGCGGTGGCACATAGGGTGTAAGGAGCTCAGTGATGTAGCTTTGTGCCAAACCATGCAGagctttaaaagttaataataaaatcgtaaaatcaattctaaatttGACAGGCAACCAGTGATATTGTGACTAATGGCTAAATAATTTACTAACACTTTTTAGATCAGTTGTAAGACACTTAAATGAACAAAATATGGGCTGCCAGGTTGGGAAAAAATCTCTCTGGCTGTTGAGTCTTTAATAAAAGGTCATGAGTACTTCAGGTTTCATGGGTGAAACATTTAAaccattaaagctgcatttacaaatgttaagtcaacgaaagtcagtgtcctgttgctacAAATGAAATCCATCCATAAATAGTTCAActtaaaaagggatttacaaaaacaccataaaacagtcatCAAGCACACCATTTAAAAAtcctaacataaattaattcataaataaataatggaatttcaatttattttttttaaatatataatataatataatataatataatataatataatataatataatataatattctaataATTCTAATGAATTAGTCACCCTAATACCTTGCATATTAGAAAGCTACATTTGACAGCctagttgttttattttgaaaatcagtAACCAGAAGTCGGTGTCTGATTCCGGCCAGCTTGAAAGTGTTTAGCTCATCTGAACGTTCAACAATGTAGATCCAGGAAGCCTTCTGGAGAGCATATTGTTTGTGTCTTTATCTGTACCCTTAATGGACATTTATTCATCACTTCATCGCTTCGTGTTCTCCGGAGGAGCTGGGACAAATGTGGACACCGACCACAGAGGAGGACTTTCTCCGTGTTGGCTGTCAACAAGAAATGGTCGTGTTTTCTCTTGAGTCTCATTCTCACAGTCACATCCAGACATCTTCATTAACACTTTCAAAATGAGGATCTTCGTGTCTCTGCTGAAAAATGCGAACCCCAAAATCGAGTATTACTCCAGGTTttctccgtctcctctctccatcaaGCAGTTCCTGGATTTTGGTGAGTAACATTATAGCTGTCATCTTAAAGGAATGACTTGCTGATAAAGAAGCCCATCAGAGGGCCTtgcattttatcattttattcacCATTTCTTCATTCATTTGAGGCAATCTCTTACAGGTTATTAATAGTAAGAAGCCTTGTACACGCTGCACATGAAACATTAGACTTGATCACATGTGACATATCTGAATTTACTTTCACTAAGCCACCCataacatgcacaaacatgcatgaTGATGACTGCATGGCACCTTTCTGCTGCAGGTTTTGTTTACTATGTCAACATGTGACACTGTTTAATCCATGCATGCATGCAAGTAGCTGCAGGCTTGTTTACTATATGGATCATTGTTGCACAAATTAAAGTTACATGAAGCAGTTCTTGGATTTTGgtgagtaacgttagctgtcatCTTAAAGGAATGACTTGCTGATCAAGAAGCCCATtgcattttatcattttattcacCATTTCTTCATACATTTGAGGCAATCTCTTACAGGTTATTAATAGTAGAAGCCTTCTACACGCTGCACATGAAACATTAGACTTTGCCTTTACAGTGATGGCTCTGCATGACACCTTTCTGCTGCAGGTTTTGTTTACTATGTGGGCACACTGTTTAATCCATGCATGCATGCAGGTATTTCCACTCAGACTGATGGGACAACAGctcctacagtacagtacagtaagcTGAATTTGCTTCATGTTTACACATGATTTCAGGTTTATTACAATCTTTAGGAGCTGATTTCAGAGCATGGATCATTGCTGCACAAATTAAAAGTTACATGAAGCAGTTCTTGTATTTTGGTgagtaacgttatagctgtcATCTTAAAGGAATGACTTGCTGATAAAAGAAGCCCATCAGGGGGCATTGCATTTTATCATTTTCTTCACCATTTTCTTCATACATGTTAAGTGTCACAGGCAACCTTTTACAGGTTATTAATAGTAGAAGCCTTCTACACACTGCCATGAAACATTAGACTTTGCCTTTACAGTGATATGCATGGTGATGGCTCTGCATGACatattttgcatattctgcaccctcagcctggaatttgctccaaaatgacctaaaaatcaaggagctggtatccttaaatattttttaaatctaaaaatgaaggctttagaagcagactttatggcatgccaatgtttttagcttCCCTTGGcgtacagctgactcccagaaaagttcctttttgtcttcagatagttctcttttaatgcaaatttgagtgcttttagtgtttgtgaattgtattttatatctctatttgtgtctgtgtctgcaactttgtgttcagATTTTGAATTGCTTCATGTTTTACACATGATTTCAGCTTTATTACAACCTTTAGGAGCTGATTTCAGAGCAAGGATCATTGTTGCACAAATTAAAAGTTGCATTTTCTTTGTATCTGcagtgttttttctctctcatatGGAGTCAATAACTGTGCCACACGTGAGACTTTGAAAACCCAAGAATGACAGTGTTGGCAGGCTTTTCTTAATCCATCTCTTGATTAAACACAGTCATCTCTGTTGCGTAATTTGTTTCTCACACCTGTGGATCGGAGTACAGGAAATGTGCAACACTTgtttttagcattaaaaaaacacagctgGGATCTCCTCAGTGGTAATGGTTCATGTCAGAAGAGCGAACGATAAAGGTGTGTTTCTCAAGGGAACAAATCAGACGTCATCCAAGGGTAGTCAGcagctgcagagtgtgtgtggtgtgtgtgtgtttgtgtcattcCAGCGCCGAGTCAGATGGTTTCACTACCCCATTTTGTAATTAAGACCTCTTTCCTTTACATTGCTGAATCAGGGGAAGCCTCTGAGCAGATATGATCAGACGTTTCCTTTCATTCTGCACAGGTCGTCTAGTTTTCACCTCAAACACACTAAAACATCATGTCTCATCTGTTGGAGTCTTGAGGTCACTCACAGGGCAACACGACGTTTGCACAACAGGCTTCCTGTAAGACTGACGGATGTTTCTTTGCATTGTACAATTTGACTTTTCCTTtgatcccttttttttttttgtagctgaAAAAGCATTTTCCTCAACAGATTTTCACTGTGCTCAGTGGTTTTCTGTCTGCGGAGAGTTAATAGGGTTCACGTGCTTCTATGCGAATGTGGCGAAAGTCATTTTTCGAGAAAGACATTCAACATTATGCCGCAGTAATTCAGTTTTTCCTGTTTACATCTAACGGCATAAATCCCCCCTAACCTTTCCATGACTCCCCCTCTCTACAGGGTAACAAGATTCATGATTTCCTAGAATGGTTCAAGCTAATGTCGGCGCACAGTAAATACGGTTTCAGACAGTCACGGCAGCAGAGTTTAAGGTATCATATTAAAGGTTGGAAATTGAAACTGACTACAGCTCCCAACCAGAGCTGTGTTAGCTGGTGTGTTTACCTCCTCGACCAGTCACTTTGGTACTTCACATGTGAAGTCCTTTTTTATTCAATGGGTGaaaacaaaactttacaggAATGTTTTAAGGTTGATAGTAgggcaatcgattaaaatatttattcgcgattaattaaaatttaatcgcacatttttttttttatctgttcaaaatgtaacttaaagggagatttgtcaagtgtttaatacttttatcaacatggaagtgggcaaatatgctactttatgcaaatgtatgtatatatttattattggaaatcaataaacaatgacaaatattgtccagaaaccctcacaggtactgcatttagcataaaaaatatgctcaaataataacatggcaacctcaagaccaacaggcaacaaaagctgtcagtgtgctgacttagctatgacttgccccaaactgcatgtgattatcataaagtgggcatgcctgtaaaggggagactcgtgggtacccatagaacccattttcattcatatatcttgaggtcagaggtcaagggacccctttgaaaatggtcatgacagtttttcctcaccaaaatgttgcgcaagtttggagcgttatttaatctccttcctgacaacctagtatgacatggttagtaccaatggattctttcgGTTTCATAATGATGCCTGTAGCTTCACTATGTCATGCCAAAGAGGTCTGGTGATTTTCTTAACTGAAAGGTGAATTTCGCAATCTACCGTATGAGCCACTATGACTATTAGTagc from Sebastes fasciatus isolate fSebFas1 chromosome 21, fSebFas1.pri, whole genome shotgun sequence encodes:
- the slc51a gene encoding organic solute transporter subunit alpha isoform X3 yields the protein MAAVSVLVFLEECVYIYRKVPANKKSVIIWVNGAAPVIATMSCLGMWIPRATMFTDMTSACYFAVVVFKFLILMVEEVGGDEAFLKRGARHKLRISTGPCCCCCPCLPHVAITRRSLFLLKLGSFQFALLKIVFTILSIVLSTNGTFNLADLSITGAAIWINPFVGILTIIALWPVAITFMHLRVTLRTLKIVPKYAMYQLVLILSQLQTAIINILALNRTIACVPPFSASARGYMMSQQLLILEMFIITLVTRLLYRRQYEPLPDEDQDLNENTKMLTVTGSA
- the slc51a gene encoding organic solute transporter subunit alpha isoform X2, producing MTSIILKLDIFGIILYSVLTFMAAVSVLVFLEECVYIYRKVPANKKSVIIWVNGAAPVIATMSCLGMWIPRATMFTDMTSACYFAVVVFKFLILMVEEVGGDEAFLKRGARHKLRISTGPCCCCCPCLPHVAITRRSLFLLKLGSFQFALLKIVFTILSIVLSTNGTFNLADLSITGAAIWINPFVGILTIIALWPVAITFMHLRVTLRTLKIVPKYAMYQLVLILSQLQTAIINILALNRTIACVPPFSASARGYMMSQQLLILEMFIITLVTRLLYRRQYEPLPDEDQDLNENTKMLTVTGSA
- the slc51a gene encoding organic solute transporter subunit alpha isoform X1 translates to MDSLPTAGSSDSGSNGSLIDPRCTGDPPLALDIILKLDIFGIILYSVLTFMAAVSVLVFLEECVYIYRKVPANKKSVIIWVNGAAPVIATMSCLGMWIPRATMFTDMTSACYFAVVVFKFLILMVEEVGGDEAFLKRGARHKLRISTGPCCCCCPCLPHVAITRRSLFLLKLGSFQFALLKIVFTILSIVLSTNGTFNLADLSITGAAIWINPFVGILTIIALWPVAITFMHLRVTLRTLKIVPKYAMYQLVLILSQLQTAIINILALNRTIACVPPFSASARGYMMSQQLLILEMFIITLVTRLLYRRQYEPLPDEDQDLNENTKMLTVTGSA